In Cynocephalus volans isolate mCynVol1 chromosome 3, mCynVol1.pri, whole genome shotgun sequence, one DNA window encodes the following:
- the LOC134371798 gene encoding olfactory receptor 6Z7: MDRSLEIGNVTRVQEFVLLGLSTRLGLRDTLFAVFLTLYLLILLENTLIVYLICSHRELQKPMYFFLGNLSLLEMSYVTVTMPSLLLGLWTGPYHVSFTACMTQLFFFISLICTECTLLASMAYDRYVAICSPLHYPLLMRPRVCLSLALSSWLGGLLVSVIKTACIASLSYCGPNVLNHFFCDVSPLLNLSCTHVALTELVDFISAIIILWGSLLVAMASYVAIGRAVLRMPSAAARCKAFSTCASHLVVVGIFYSATIFIYARPSRIEAMDLNKVLSVIYTVVTPMCNPIIYCLRNKEVLAAFHRTLH; encoded by the coding sequence atGGACAGGTCCCTGGAGATAGGCAACGTGACCAGAGTCCAGGAGTTTGTATTGCTGGGTTTGTCCACTAGGCTGGGCTTAAGAGACACCCTGTTTGCCGTCTTCCTGACTCTCTACCTGCTAATCCTCTTGGAGAACACACTTATTGTCTACCTCATCTGCAGTCACAGAGAGCTCCAGAAGCCTATGTACTTCTTCTTGGGCAACCTCAGCCTGTTGGAAATGAGCTATGTAACAGTGACCATGCCCAGCCTGCTTTTGGGATTGTGGACTGGACCCTATCATGTGTCCTTCACAGCCTGCATGACTCAACTCTTCTTCTTCATCTCCCTTATCTGCACTGAGTGCACCCTCCTGGCAtccatggcctatgaccgctacgTGGCAATCTGTTCCCCACTCCACTACCCCCTACTCATGCGGCCCCGGGTCTGCCTGAGCTTAGCCTTGTCTTCATGGCTTGGTGGGCTGCTGGTCTCAGTGATCAAAACAGCATGCATTGCCAGCCTGTCCTACTGTGGCCCCAATGTCCTAAACCACTTTTTCTGCGATGTCTCTCCTCTGCTCAACCTGTCCTGCACTCATGTGGCCTTGACGGAACTGGTGGACTTCATCTCTGCTATCATCATCCTCTGGGGTTCCCTCCTTGTGGCCATGGCTTCCTATGTGGCCATTGGTAGGGCTGTGCTCCGCATGCCTTCAGCTGCTGCTCGCTGCAAAGctttctccacctgtgcctcccacctagTAGTGGTGGGCATCTTCTACTCAGCCACCATCTTCATCTATGCCCGTCCCAGCCGCATAGAAGCCATGGACCTCAACAAAGTGTTATCTGTCATCTACACGGTGGTCACACCCATGTGCAACCCCATCATCTACTGCCTGAGGAACAAGGAAGTCCTAGCAGCTTTCCATAGAACACTGCACTGA